CGCCCGGACCCGCGTCGAGGTCGAGTACCTGATCGAGCTGGCCGCGCTCGACGCGACCCCGATCGCGCTCGTCGACGAGACCGAGACCGCCCTCCGCGACGTGTACGAGTCGTTCTCGGCCGAGGACGCGCGCCTGATCAAGGCGCTCGAAGTCGAGGGCGCCGAGGGGTACGCCGCGACCAACCACGACGTGAAGGCGGTCGAGTACTTCCTCCGCGTTCGGCTGGACGAACTGGAGGCGTCCGGGACGGTCGACGTCGCCGAGGCGCTGTACCCGTGGATCCACTTCGGGCTCACCAGCGAGGACGTCAACAACCTCGCGCACCGACTGCTGCTGAAGCCCGCGGTGAGCGAGGTGCTGGTGCCCGCGGTCCGCGAGGTCAGGGACGCCCTGGTCGACCTCGCGCAGGAGCACCGCGGGACGCCGATGCTCGCGCGCACTCACGGCCAGCCCGCGACGCCGACGACGTTCGGCAAGGAGATGGCGGTGTACGCCTCGCGCCTCGGCCGCGCGCTCGGTCGCGTCGTCGTCGCGAACGGCGACCTCTCCGGGAAGCTGGCTGGCGCCTCCGGCACCTACGCCGCCCACGACGCCGCATACCCCGACGTGGACTGGCGGGCCTTCTCCGAGTCGTTCGTGCGCGGGCTCGAGTTGGAGCACACGCCGCTCGCGACGCAAGTGAACCCCTGCGACGACCTCGCGGCGCTGTTCGACGCGCTGCGAGGGGTGAACAACGTCCTGCTCGACTTGGACCTCGACGCGTGGCTCTACGTCTCCGACCGGTACCTCGGCCAGCGAACGGTCGAGGGCGAGACCGGCTCCTCGACGATGCCGCACAAGGTGAACCCGATCGACTTCGAGAACAGCGAGGGGAACCTCTCGAAGGCGAACTCGGACCTCGCGTTCCTCGCCGACTACGTGACGAGCTCGCGGCTCCAGCGCGACCTCTCGGACTCCACCGTCAAGCGCAACGTCGGCGCCGCGCTCGCGCACTGCCTCATCGGCTACTCGAAGGCCGAGAACGGGCTCGCGAAGGTGGTGCCGAACGAGACCGTGATGCGCGAGGAGCTGGCGGCGACCCCCGAGGTGATCGGCGAGGCCGTCCAGACGATCCTCCGGCGCGAGGGCGACACCGACGCCTACGAGCGGGTGAAGGCGCTGACCCGGGGGCGGTCGGTGACGCTCGACGACTTCCGCGAGCTGTTCGCCGACCTCGACGTCGACGAGGACGTGCGCCGGGAGCTACAGGCGA
Above is a window of Halorubrum depositum DNA encoding:
- the purB gene encoding adenylosuccinate lyase; translated protein: MTDHAIDGLSRSDPLAAVSPLDGRYASRTAPLSPYASEAGLMRARTRVEVEYLIELAALDATPIALVDETETALRDVYESFSAEDARLIKALEVEGAEGYAATNHDVKAVEYFLRVRLDELEASGTVDVAEALYPWIHFGLTSEDVNNLAHRLLLKPAVSEVLVPAVREVRDALVDLAQEHRGTPMLARTHGQPATPTTFGKEMAVYASRLGRALGRVVVANGDLSGKLAGASGTYAAHDAAYPDVDWRAFSESFVRGLELEHTPLATQVNPCDDLAALFDALRGVNNVLLDLDLDAWLYVSDRYLGQRTVEGETGSSTMPHKVNPIDFENSEGNLSKANSDLAFLADYVTSSRLQRDLSDSTVKRNVGAALAHCLIGYSKAENGLAKVVPNETVMREELAATPEVIGEAVQTILRREGDTDAYERVKALTRGRSVTLDDFRELFADLDVDEDVRRELQAMTPAGYVGVADDLVDEIDE